The genomic stretch TCCCCGTGGACGAGGGAGGACTCGACGTCGGTGCGCTGCGGGCATGCGGCGCGCGTGCGGTGTTGCTGACTCCGGCGCATCAATTCCCCACCGGGGTCGTCCTCGACGGGGAGCGCCGTCGTGAACTGCTGAGCTGGGCGGCCGAGGGCGGGGTGGTCATCGAGGACGACTACGACGCCGAGCACCGCTACGACCGTCCACCGGTGCCCGCCCTGCGCTCCCTGCTGCCCGAGGGCGTCTGCTACGCGGGCAGCGTCTCCAAACTCCTCGCCCCCGCCCTGCGGGTGGGCTGGCTCCTCGTACCGTCGGGCCGGCGGGACGCCCTGGTGACCGCCAAACGGTACGCCGACCTCGGCAACGGCATCCTCACCCAGCTGGTCCTCGCCCATCTCATGGAATCGGGCGAGTTGGAACGGCATTTGCGCCATGTACGGCAGCGCCACCGCCGGCGCCGGGATGTGATGCTGCGCGCCATCGGGACGCAGCTGCCCGGTGCTCGGGTCCATGGGGCCGCCGCCGGACTGCACTTGACGGTCACCTTCGACGACGTGCGAGGCGGCCTTCTCGACACCGACGTCGCCGCGGCCGCGCTCGCCCGCGGAGTGAAGGTCCACCCCCTGTCCTGGCACCGGATCAGCCCCGGCCCGCCCGGACTTGTCCTCGGCTATGCGGCGAGTGCCGCCCATGAGATCGACGAGGGGATCGCCGTCATCGGGGAGGCGTTGCGCTCCGGCGGGTGACTGCCGTCGGTCAGTGGAGGGCGCGGCCGATGGGTCCCGCCACCGTGGCGTGGCCGAGGTACTCGGCGATGTTGTGCGCCCGGTCCTTGCCGTTGACGACCTCCGGCTGGTCGATGCCGCCCCAGCGGCGGTCGCGCAGGGGGCAGCCGATGGCGACCGCGTCCGCCGGGCACCAGGCGTTCACCCAGCTGTGGACGTCCTTCGGCCGGTGCGGTCCGCCCGCGAGGAGTCCTCGGTTGACCGCGTCCATGCCCAGCGGGCTGCCCACGGTGACCAGTGCGACCCGCTCGATCCCGGACGGCAGCCGGCTGAGCAGGTCCATGCCGACGACGGTGCCCAGACTGTGGGTCACGAAGACGAGTTCGCCGCGGTCCGGCAGGGTCGCGGCCACGGTGTCCAGCACCCCGTCCCGGACGCGCGGCTCGCTCAGGTACTTCGCGACGTCCCGGAAGACGGTGTCAATGGTCCACTCGTCGAGATCCGACCGGGCGGCCACCCAGCCGAGGGCGCGGCGCAGCTTGCGGACCGCGGAGTCGAGACCCTCTTCTGCCGAGGGGCCGTCGTCCGGCATGCCGGACCTGGTCGCCGCCTCCAGGAGCAACTGCTCGTACACCTCGGTGCCTTCGGCAGGTGGCGTGCCCGCGACGGACTCCTCCCCGCCGATCAAGTTTGCCAACTGGTCGCCGTAGTACGGGAACCAGGCGTCGGCCGGGTCGAGGGTGGGAAGGCCGGCATGGGTGAGGCCCTTGTTGAGGCCGGCGGCCCATTCGCGGCGGAGGGCCTCGGGGTTCTTGCCCTGTTGGCTTCTGCCGTGCAGGAACACCAGGTGACGCTCGCCGCCGAAGGCGCCGCCGCGGGCGCGCAGGCCGGTCGCCGCCGTGCGCTCGGCCACGGCGAGTCCGGCGGGCTGGAGGTCGCCCACGGTTGCAGCCGCCTCGTGGGGCGGGGGACCGCCGAGCCCCGACTCGGGCCCCATTGCTGTCAGTAGGGCGCGTTGCGCGGGCGTCGGCCGCAAGGACGCCAGGTGGCGCAGGACGGAGCTGACGCGTACGCCCTCGTTGGCCACCCAGGAGAGCGTGTCCTCGCCGTCGCCCTGCTGCCATGCCGTGCCGTCCTTGCGCAGCGGCCGGCCGCTCGCGTCCGTCTCCGGGACGCCCAGGTGATGGAGGGCGACCACCTCCCACTGGTCGTTGAAGACCGGGGAGCCCGAATTGCCCGGCTCGGTGTCCGTCCGGTAGTGGAGGAAGTCGTCCAGCCGCGTGACCAGTTTGTTGTCGCGCAGGGCGATCTCCTTCAGCCTGCCGCTGGGGTGGCCGATGACGTTCACCAGCTCACCGAGGACCAGCTTGCCGGTGCGGACGCTGAGCCGGTTCCAGCCGAAGATCTCGCCGGGTGGTACGGCGTCGTCGGCCGGGGCGAGAGCCACCAGGGCGAAGTCCAGCGGCTCGTGGGCGAGGAAGAGTTCGGCCGGGGCGAACTCGAACCGGACGATGTCGTCGGGGGAGTTGTCGATGCCGATCTGCGCGTCGAACTCCGCGAAGCAGGTCGCGGCGAAGTCCGCGTCCGGCAGCACGTGGTGATTGGTCATCAGGAGCCGTGGAGAGACGAGGAAGCCTGTTCCCAGGGGCAGTTCGCGTCCGTCTCGGCGCAGGCTGATGCGGGCGACCGTGCGGGCGGCGCGGGCGCCTCGGGGCAGGAAGTTCGCCGCCTGGAGGTCGTTGGACAGGCCGATGATCCGTTCATGGGTCTGCGGGAGGTCCAGTGGTTCGGCGTGGATCCGGTCGACGACGGCCGTCGTCGGCACACCGCCCCGGCTGAGGATCCGCTCGGCCCGTGCGGCCAGCTCCTGCGGGGTGTCGGGGAACGGCACGCCCTGCGCCGCCCGCGCCTCGACCTGCTCCCGCGCCTTTGCCGACTCGCGGTAACGCCGGGCCGCGTCGGCGACTTGACGGCGCTGCTCCTCGTGGGACATCTCTCCTGCGGGCATGTCTACCGTGGGCATGGCTTCCCTCCTCCGTGGGCTCACGAGTGGGAGCGGCAGGCACGGGTCCGGGGTCTCCGGGGCCGTGCCTGCCGGGCTGGATCTCTCGGCCGTCTAGACGATGCCGCCCCAGACGCAGTGGCCGCCGGGTGGGCAGCTCCAGCCGCGTGCGTCGCGGTCGGCCGAGGGAGCGGGGTCGGCGACGACGTGACCGGACGCGAACTGGGAATCCATGTAATGCCCTATGACACCTTCGGGTTGGTCAACGGGGTCGTAAGTCCCCACGACCACCAGATAGGGCTCGTACAGGTCCCATCGGCGCTCAACGGTCGGCCCCATGATGGGGAGGTCGAGGCGTATGCCCGCGACACCGGCCGTGTCGCTCTCCGCGCGATCCGGGCCGCCGCCGTGCTCGGCGCGAGTCCTGCTTCGGGCGGCGCCGCGGGATGCCGCACCGCGTCGTGCGGACGACTTCCTCTTGCTGGGCTCCGCGTTCATCCTGATGTCCTTTCAGCCGCCGTACCGGCGGTGGGCCTGAGGCCGCGCCGCCGGTCCACGGCACTCAGTCGAACAGGGAGCCGATCGCCGAGCCGGCCAGGCCGAGCAGAGGCAGGATGGGCAGATTGGGCTCGACGCCGTCGGCGCCGTCCCGCTGTCCGTGGAGGTCGGCTGTGTTCCGGTCGATCGCGGGCGCCTGGTAGGGCGTCCGGAGTGGGACGACCGGCCCGTGGCCGGGACGCCGCGGTGTGAACTCGTCGTTCATGGCGATGTCCTCTCAGTGGGGTTCTGACGGAAAGCCCGGTCCTAGAGCACGGCGTCCAGGGCACCTCGCGCGGCCTTGCCGATGGCGTGCCACGGGATGTCGGACCAGCCCAGATCGGGCTCGACGCCGTCGGCGTCGGAGCCGCGGCCCAGGGAGCCGGCGGAGGTCCGGTCGACCGCGGGAGTCTGGTAGGGCGTCCGCAGTGCGGTGGTCGGCGAGGTGCGGCCCTCACGCCACTTGTCGGTCGGGGTCATGATGGTGTCCTTTCCGGTCCGGATGCCGGTGAGCGGAGCGCGCCGCCCCGCTCACCGGTGGGGGGGCCTTCAGAAGGCCTCAGAGCAGTACGTTCGCCACCGTCTTCAGGAGGCCGCCGAAGTCGAAGTCGGCCTCGACGCCGTTCGAATCGCTGCCGTCGACACCCCTGGTGATGGTGGGGGTGCGGTCGATCGCGGGCGTCTGGAACGGCGTCTGAAGCGCCACAGGCCGCGTGGGCCTCTCCTCGCGGGCGAAGGTGTCGTTCATCGTCGTCTCCTCTCACCTGTCGGGTGGGCCGGCGAGCGGTTGCCGCCGGTCGTCTTGCGCGCTAGCCGCCCATGGACCGGCACATGTCGCGGGCGGAACCGGTCATGCCCGCGCACATGGACCTGGCCGCTTCAGCACCGCGGTCCGTGGCACCGTCGGCCGGCGCCTGCCACTGGTCGCGGCGCACCGCCGGAGCCTGAACGGGAACGGCGGGCTCGGGGCGAGGTGATGTCTCATGCATGACGTCTCCCTTGTGAGGGTGAGTCCGGTGGTCAGAAACCGCCGATGAACTTGTGGACGGGCGCGAGGCTCACCGGGAGCTCGTCGCTGACGTCGTAGGTGAACAGGAACGAGAGATTCGCCCTGCGGTCGTTCTCGGGGTCGAAGAAGGTGATGACGACGTCCTGGCAGTCGGAACCCGGACGGCAGAACGGACTCTTGGAGACCGTGATGGTGTCCAGGGAGTAGAGGTGCTCGGCGTTGGCGCCGGGAACCTGATTGGCCGCCAGCATGCCTTCGGCCATTTCCCTGCTGACATCGAAGGCGTTGGTGCCGGCGTAGTTCATCGCCCGGTCCGCCGAGGTCTGCCCGAGGTTGCGGAACTGCCAGTAGACCTTGTCCAGGAAGGCGCGGATGGTCTTCGCCGGATCAGCCTGCTGTGCGCCGTCGACGCTCACCTTGCGGCGATCGAAGTCCTTCTTCAGCTGGGCCATGACCGCCTCGACGAAGATGTGTTCGTTCCAGGTGTAGAGGCCGCGGCTCTTCACTTCGACCACCGGCACGACCTGGCCGGAGAACAGACGCACCGTCCGGTCGGTCAGCACCCCTGGGACCGACACCCGCGAGACATACCCGGGACTCTGCCGGTCCTCGATCTGGCCGACTATGGCGTCCCGGAACGTCCGGTAGACGGTGGACACCGGAGGATACGACAGCGTTTCGAGAATGCTCGCCAGCCGGTCACCCTGTTCGCTCACGGCCTTGTCGGCGGCGCTGCGCACCGTGTCGGGCGGTGCCTTGCGGTCCGTGATGATCGCCTGGGTCCAGTCCATCCCCACAGGCGTCTCCGCCTCCAGCGCGTAGATGGGCGTGGAGTCCATGTTCAGCGTCCAGGTGACCTTGTCGCACGCCCAGGGGTTCTTCGCCAGGTAGTCGTGGAGCTGCCGGGGGTCGTAGACGTTCGGCGCGGCCTCTTGCTCCGGGTGCTCCGCGGTGGCGGGGATGAATACCTCCGGCATCTGCTGCCGGAAGCTGTCCCGCCGGGCCTCGGTCCGGTAGTCGAAGCCGATCGTGCCGATCGCGAAGACGAACTGGCGCCCGTTGCTGTTCGCGACCGCGCCCATGCTTGCCGAGGTGCCGCCACTCGCGTTTCCTCCGCAGGTGCCTCCGCAGTCGGGACAGGAGGGACGTACGCCCTGTTCGACCGGGACCGGCGCCGGTTGGGCCGCCGGCGGTGCGTGCGGGACGTCGGCCTGGGGAACGGGCGGTGCCGTCGGCTGTGCGGCGGGCTGCACTCCGGCCTGCGGCGCCGCCTGCTGAAAGACCGGGGGTGCGACCTGCTGGGGGGCCTGTGGCACCGGTTCGGGCACGGCGGCCGGGGCCTGGGCGGTGGCCGGAGCCGTTTGGGGGAGGGGCGGGAGAGCCGGGGGCTGGGGTGGCGGGGCGGGGGCTGTGTCCGGTGTGGCGGGCGGCGGGGCCGCGGCCGCGGACAGGCCCTCGGTCGCCTCCCCGGTGTGCGCGTGTACGGCGTTCGTGTCCATGGCGATGGCTCTTCCTTTCGGTTCGGCGTGCGTCGTCGGGGGTGGGCCGCCGATGAGACTCACCGGCTCGCCCCGGACTCCGTCGGGGACGACCGAGCCCCCCTCCCTGATCAGGTCGAAAGCCCGCGCGGCGGCGAGATGGCCGCCGAGGAGGCGACGGCACCGGGGTGCGTCGTCCGGGGCACACGGGGCGCGGCTCGCGGAGGCGAGGATCGCCCGGCCCGCGGCGAGCGGGTCCGGTTCACGGCCCTCGGCGATCTGCTGGGCGACCAGCAGTGCCGCGACCCCGGTCACCGCCGGCGTGGCGAAACTGCTGCCGGTCAGCGAGGCCAGTCCGCCGCCGGGGGCCGCGCCCTCGATGTCCCGGCCGGGAGCGAGGACGCCGTTCGACCGGTAGGCGGGGCCCCAGTTGTTGATGTCCAGGGGCGCACCGGTGGCGTCCGTCGCTCCGACGGCGAGCACAGAAGGCGTGGCGGCCGGAGCCTGGAGGCAGTCGCAGCCGTCGTTGCCGACCGCCGCGACCACGAGCACTCCTTTCTCCGCGCACCGTCGCAGCGCCCGCTCCAGCATGGCCTCGGCCCTGCCGTCCGCACTGCGCTCGCCGCCGCTGATGTTGATCACATGGGCGCCCGCCTCCACCGCCTGCTCCACCGCGCGGGCGAGGTCGAGCTGCGGCACGCGGGACACACCTCCGTCCGGGGACTCCCGGAACACGGGGACGACGAAACCGCGGCACCGCGGGACAAGGCCCGCCACCGGGGACCCGGGTTGTCCGAACAGAAGGCTCGCCACATGCGTGCCGTGCAAGGACATCAGCCCGGCACCGGCGGCATCCGGCACCAGCGTGGGCAGGCGCGTGAGATCCGCTCCCGCGAAACACGGATGCGCGAAGTCGACGGGACCGTCGAGCACGGCGACGCGAACCGCCGGCGTGCCCAGCAGCCCGGCTTCCCCGGGGACCGCGCGCAGTACCGACCGGACGTCCATCCGTTCCTCCGTTCCCGGACCCTGTGGTCCTTTCGGCTTCGAGTCCGGTTTCCCACAGAGATGTTCCGCGGATATTCGGAGAAATATGGAATTTTTATCGAGGGGGCATTGTGGATGCGTTCGTGGAGCGTTCAGTATGCGTTTTCGGTGTGTCGCGAAATTATTTTCAGCGGGTCGGAAAAGAGATTCCGGACGCGGCCATCGGGGCGTGCGTGCCTGGTCCGACGGGGGTACAGCGGTTGCAGCCGAAAAACGCGTCGCGCACAGTGTTAGCTGTGATGAACGCAGTACGTCTCGAAATCCTGGGGCCATTTGAATTAATCCGCGGCGGGCGTTCGGTCGCCGTCCCGGTGGGGGCTCAGCGGCTGCTCGCCCTGCTCGCGGTGCGCAGTGAAGGGATTCACCGGCGGGCCGCCGCCGAGCAGCTGTGGCCGGAGTGCCCCCCGATTCGGGCCGCTGCCAACCTGAGGTCGGCCCTGTGTCAGAGCCGCAAGCTCGGGCCGCGGACCGTCGTGGTCTGCGACGGCCACCGGCTCGCGCTGTCGCCGTGTGTCGCGGTCGACCACGGGGAGGTCTGCGCCGCCGCCCGGCAGCTCCTGGAGGAGGGGGTGCGGGCCGCGCCGAGCGACCTCGACCGGCTGGTCGAGGATCTCGGCCGGCCGCTGCTCCTGGGGTGGGACGACGAGTGGCTGATACTCGAACGTGAACGCTGGGACCAGATGCGCCTCTACGCCCTGGAGGGGCTGGCGCAGCACTTCCTCGCCCTGGACCGCTACCTGGCGGCGCATCAGGCGGCCCTCGCCGCGACCGTGGTCGACCCCTACCGGGAGACCGCCCATCGGATCGCCATCGAGGTCCATGCGGCTGAGGGCAATGTCGCCTGTGCGGTCAAGCACTATCTGGAGTACCGGAGGCTTCTTCAGCAGGAGCTTCGAGTCTCGCCGTCTCAGCGGATGACGGAGCTGATCCGGGAGCTGACCACGGCCTAGCCTGCCCCGGCAACACCCCCTGGGTCCGGGGCTGTTGGGCGATGGCGTCGGCGTCGTTCGAGCGAGTCTGCACTGTGACCTGAGTCACTCATGAGTCTCCTTGGCGTCGGCGTCCCTCCCGTGTCACGATTTCCGCACGCCTTCCCTGCCCGAAAACAGCCCCTGGCCGGCTGTCTGGTCCGAGCAGCTGAAGTCCCCTTCCGTTGAAGGACAGGCTCAACCCGCCGTCAGCGTCATCTGGCTGACCGGCCGTTCCACATCCCGTCTCCTCCCGTAGCAACCGGGAGTTCGAGCTGCCCGCCTGCCTTCCCCGCGGGCCGATCTGCCTTCAGCGCGACGCTCCACTGCCCAAGCTGTCGAGACTCTGAGGAAGTGGATCCCAGATATGCCGAGGCTCTGCAAGCCGGCGATGAACGCTCCCGAACATGTCATCACCCTCGAAGAGACCCTGGAGTTCGCCGCACAAGCGCATGCCGGCAAGCCGCAACTCGCCCTGGCGCTCCGGCTGATCCGGAACACCGGTGTCAAGAAGCGGCACATCGTCCAGCCCATCGAGAAGACGCTCCATCACCCGGGCTTCGAGGCGCGCAACCGCATCTACGAGACCGAGTCCAAGAAGCGCACCCCGCAGGTCATCCAAGAGGCCCTGAACAACGCCGAGTTGAGGGTCCGTGACATCGACGCGATCATCTATGTGTCGTGCACCGGGTTCCTGATGCCGTCACTGACGGCCTGGCTCATCAACACCATGGGCTTCCGCTCCGACACCCGGCAGATCCCCATCGCCCAACTCGGCTGCGCGGCAGGCGGAGCGGCGATCAACCGCGCCCACGACTTCTGCACCGCCCACCCCGGCAGCAACGTCCTGATCGTCTCCTGCGAACTGTGCTCCCTGTGCTATCAGCCGGAAGCGGACGACGTCGGCTCGCTGCTCTCGGACGGCCTCTTCGGCGACGCCGTGGCCGCCGCCGTCGTCCGTGGTGAGGGCGGCGTCGGCATCGACCTGGAGCGCAACGCCTCCTACCTCATCCCGGGCACCGAGGACTGGATCTCCTACGCGGTCAAGGACACCGGCTTCCACTTCCAGCTCGACCGCCGCGTGCCCGGCACGATGGAGCCGCTCGCCCCGGTCCTGCGCGAACTGGCCAAGGACCACAGCTGGGACGCC from Streptomyces davaonensis JCM 4913 encodes the following:
- a CDS encoding S1 family peptidase; this translates as MPTVDMPAGEMSHEEQRRQVADAARRYRESAKAREQVEARAAQGVPFPDTPQELAARAERILSRGGVPTTAVVDRIHAEPLDLPQTHERIIGLSNDLQAANFLPRGARAARTVARISLRRDGRELPLGTGFLVSPRLLMTNHHVLPDADFAATCFAEFDAQIGIDNSPDDIVRFEFAPAELFLAHEPLDFALVALAPADDAVPPGEIFGWNRLSVRTGKLVLGELVNVIGHPSGRLKEIALRDNKLVTRLDDFLHYRTDTEPGNSGSPVFNDQWEVVALHHLGVPETDASGRPLRKDGTAWQQGDGEDTLSWVANEGVRVSSVLRHLASLRPTPAQRALLTAMGPESGLGGPPPHEAAATVGDLQPAGLAVAERTAATGLRARGGAFGGERHLVFLHGRSQQGKNPEALRREWAAGLNKGLTHAGLPTLDPADAWFPYYGDQLANLIGGEESVAGTPPAEGTEVYEQLLLEAATRSGMPDDGPSAEEGLDSAVRKLRRALGWVAARSDLDEWTIDTVFRDVAKYLSEPRVRDGVLDTVAATLPDRGELVFVTHSLGTVVGMDLLSRLPSGIERVALVTVGSPLGMDAVNRGLLAGGPHRPKDVHSWVNAWCPADAVAIGCPLRDRRWGGIDQPEVVNGKDRAHNIAEYLGHATVAGPIGRALH
- a CDS encoding cyanobactin maturation protease PatG family protein — its product is MDVRSVLRAVPGEAGLLGTPAVRVAVLDGPVDFAHPCFAGADLTRLPTLVPDAAGAGLMSLHGTHVASLLFGQPGSPVAGLVPRCRGFVVPVFRESPDGGVSRVPQLDLARAVEQAVEAGAHVINISGGERSADGRAEAMLERALRRCAEKGVLVVAAVGNDGCDCLQAPAATPSVLAVGATDATGAPLDINNWGPAYRSNGVLAPGRDIEGAAPGGGLASLTGSSFATPAVTGVAALLVAQQIAEGREPDPLAAGRAILASASRAPCAPDDAPRCRRLLGGHLAAARAFDLIREGGSVVPDGVRGEPVSLIGGPPPTTHAEPKGRAIAMDTNAVHAHTGEATEGLSAAAAPPPATPDTAPAPPPQPPALPPLPQTAPATAQAPAAVPEPVPQAPQQVAPPVFQQAAPQAGVQPAAQPTAPPVPQADVPHAPPAAQPAPVPVEQGVRPSCPDCGGTCGGNASGGTSASMGAVANSNGRQFVFAIGTIGFDYRTEARRDSFRQQMPEVFIPATAEHPEQEAAPNVYDPRQLHDYLAKNPWACDKVTWTLNMDSTPIYALEAETPVGMDWTQAIITDRKAPPDTVRSAADKAVSEQGDRLASILETLSYPPVSTVYRTFRDAIVGQIEDRQSPGYVSRVSVPGVLTDRTVRLFSGQVVPVVEVKSRGLYTWNEHIFVEAVMAQLKKDFDRRKVSVDGAQQADPAKTIRAFLDKVYWQFRNLGQTSADRAMNYAGTNAFDVSREMAEGMLAANQVPGANAEHLYSLDTITVSKSPFCRPGSDCQDVVITFFDPENDRRANLSFLFTYDVSDELPVSLAPVHKFIGGF
- a CDS encoding AfsR/SARP family transcriptional regulator is translated as MNAVRLEILGPFELIRGGRSVAVPVGAQRLLALLAVRSEGIHRRAAAEQLWPECPPIRAAANLRSALCQSRKLGPRTVVVCDGHRLALSPCVAVDHGEVCAAARQLLEEGVRAAPSDLDRLVEDLGRPLLLGWDDEWLILERERWDQMRLYALEGLAQHFLALDRYLAAHQAALAATVVDPYRETAHRIAIEVHAAEGNVACAVKHYLEYRRLLQQELRVSPSQRMTELIRELTTA
- a CDS encoding type III polyketide synthase, whose product is MPRLCKPAMNAPEHVITLEETLEFAAQAHAGKPQLALALRLIRNTGVKKRHIVQPIEKTLHHPGFEARNRIYETESKKRTPQVIQEALNNAELRVRDIDAIIYVSCTGFLMPSLTAWLINTMGFRSDTRQIPIAQLGCAAGGAAINRAHDFCTAHPGSNVLIVSCELCSLCYQPEADDVGSLLSDGLFGDAVAAAVVRGEGGVGIDLERNASYLIPGTEDWISYAVKDTGFHFQLDRRVPGTMEPLAPVLRELAKDHSWDAGKLDFYIIHAGGPRILDDLAKYLEVDREVFRHSWSTLNEYGNIASAVVLEAARRLFDEETPAPGATGMIAGFGPGITAEMALGTWAADGAPRTFA